From Cataglyphis hispanica isolate Lineage 1 chromosome 19, ULB_Chis1_1.0, whole genome shotgun sequence, one genomic window encodes:
- the LOC126856630 gene encoding probable ribonuclease ZC3H12C isoform X3 yields the protein MTVAGKRYVDCTVLNASSMPDAEDSSYDSDYEAEDLTTTRTTTMTTTAIARDSESQVSSAVHADISRTASDTLAVEFAEYVTVDGPSSIQNAGYTARVEFALKLGYTERLVQAALQKLGPDPGQNELLAELIKLGATCSPKFIDGPEEVDNLLDTEADTDEGEESILVSTTVTNGILSTDLRPIVIDGSNVAMSHGNKEIFSCRGIKICVDWFRARGHKEITVFVPKWRKEAFRPDNPVADQEILSELEKDRLLVFTPSRLVGGKRMVCYDDRYILKLAAEVDGIVVSNDNYRDLAQENPEFRRVVEGKILMYSFVNDRFMPPDDPLGRSGPTLENFLRIAPKKVDPAPPCPYAKKCTYGNKCKFWHPERGQHPHKSVTERLVEHAQRHLQARGPSLSLPLPSITASVSHPQHPSLCKARSAIPPIVQSPVPKSKSVENVTSDLFSASPAIYSQQMPLAQNLQSYLPAVNWAASRMSKPEPEPTNMHRKLQRQLTLNPVCDPRLYQLRRHQQQQQQADQLQQSVISPPRSNMQHRPLTRHASNESAYPVTAMNIIIST from the exons AGATACGTAGACTGCACAGTATTGAATGCAAGCAGTATGCCAGACGCTGAAGATTCCTCATATGATAGCGATTACGAAGCTGAGGACTTAACGACGACAAGGACGACAACAATGACAACGACGGCAATTGCAAGAGATTCAGAATCGCAAGTATCTTCCGCAGTGCATGCTGATATCTCTCGCACTGCATCCGATACTCTAGCAGTTGAGTTTGCAGAGTACGTCACTGTAGATGGACCTTCATCTATACAAAACGCTG GTTACACCGCTCGCGTAGAGTTCGCCCTGAAACTAGGCTACACCGAGAGATTGGTACAAGCAGCTTTGCAGAAACTAGGTCCGGATCCTGGTCAAAACGAGCTATTAGCTGAACTAATCAAGCTCGGAGCAACTTGTTCCCCGAAATTCATTGATGGCCCCGAAGAAGTTGACAATTTGCTAGATACTGAAGCGGACACAGACGAAGGCGAAGAGTCGATTTTAGTTTCGACAACAGTAACAAATGGAATTTTATCAACAGATTTGAGACCTATCGTAATCGATGGCAGCAATGTCGCTATGAGTCACGGCAACAAGGAGATATTTTCCTGTCGTGGCATCAAAATCTGTGTTGACTGGTTCCGTGCCAGAGGTCACAAAGAGATTACCGTCTTTGTTCCAAAATGGCGAAAAGAAGCCTTTAGACCCGATAATCCGGTTGCCGACCAGGAAATCTTGAGCGAACTTGAGAAAGATCGTTTACTGGTATTCACACCCTCTAG ATTGGTAGGTGGAAAACGTATGGTGTGTTATGATGATCGATACATCTTGAAGCTGGCTGCCGAAGTCGATGGCATTGTTGTCAGCAATGATAACTATCGCGATTTAGCACAGGAGAACCCTGAGTTCAGAAGGGTCGTTGAAGGGAAAATCTTAATGTACAGTTTTGTAAATGATCGATTCATGCCACCGGACGATCCGCTGGGTAGGAGTGGACCTACGCTGGAGAATTTTCTCAGGATCGCTCCCAAGAAAGTTGATCCAGCACCTCCATGTCCTTATGCcaag AAATGTACATATGGCAATAAGTGCAAGTTCTGGCATCCTGAAAGAGGACAACATCCACATAAATCCGTGACGGAGCGATTAGTAGAGCATGCTCAGCGTCATCTACAGGCTCGTGGACCTAGTCTGAGTCTACCATTACCATCCATAACTGCGTCTGTCTCTCATCCACAACATCCATCACTCTGTAAGGCCAGATCTGCTATACCACCGATCGTACAATCACCCGTCCCGAAGAGTAAATCTGTGGAGAATGTCACATCTGACTTGTTCTCAGCTAGTCCGGCCATATACAGCCAACAGATGCCTCTTGCACAAAATCttcaaa GCTATCTTCCTGCAGTAAATTGGGCAGCGTCAAGAATGAGCAAACCTGAGCCAGAACCAACGAACATGCATCGCAAATTGCAGCGACAATTGACTCTGAACCCAGTATGCGATCCGCGTCTTTATCAGCTCAGGCGGCAtcaacagcaacagcagcaggcTGATCAACTGCAGCAATCAGTCATCAGTCCTCCGCGCTCCAACATGCAACATCGACCGTTGACGAGACACGCGAGTAATGAATCGGCGTATCCAGTTACTGCCATGAA CATCATCATCAGCACGTGA
- the LOC126856630 gene encoding endoribonuclease ZC3H12A-like isoform X1 → MTVAGKRYVDCTVLNASSMPDAEDSSYDSDYEAEDLTTTRTTTMTTTAIARDSESQVSSAVHADISRTASDTLAVEFAEYVTVDGPSSIQNAGYTARVEFALKLGYTERLVQAALQKLGPDPGQNELLAELIKLGATCSPKFIDGPEEVDNLLDTEADTDEGEESILVSTTVTNGILSTDLRPIVIDGSNVAMSHGNKEIFSCRGIKICVDWFRARGHKEITVFVPKWRKEAFRPDNPVADQEILSELEKDRLLVFTPSRLVGGKRMVCYDDRYILKLAAEVDGIVVSNDNYRDLAQENPEFRRVVEGKILMYSFVNDRFMPPDDPLGRSGPTLENFLRIAPKKVDPAPPCPYAKKCTYGNKCKFWHPERGQHPHKSVTERLVEHAQRHLQARGPSLSLPLPSITASVSHPQHPSLCKARSAIPPIVQSPVPKSKSVENVTSDLFSASPAIYSQQMPLAQNLQSYLPAVNWAASRMSKPEPEPTNMHRKLQRQLTLNPVCDPRLYQLRRHQQQQQQADQLQQSVISPPRSNMQHRPLTRHASNESAYPVTAMNWDHPDCFQHHHQHVMRIASAPDSYNAWLPQNSTLMRPSPIQRLGTSDPQLNLLPSSSSTSLHTPWDTHAQDARRRLHYHLANIFPEEQVQAVMALHPHEIDPQQICATILAMFPKNQN, encoded by the exons AGATACGTAGACTGCACAGTATTGAATGCAAGCAGTATGCCAGACGCTGAAGATTCCTCATATGATAGCGATTACGAAGCTGAGGACTTAACGACGACAAGGACGACAACAATGACAACGACGGCAATTGCAAGAGATTCAGAATCGCAAGTATCTTCCGCAGTGCATGCTGATATCTCTCGCACTGCATCCGATACTCTAGCAGTTGAGTTTGCAGAGTACGTCACTGTAGATGGACCTTCATCTATACAAAACGCTG GTTACACCGCTCGCGTAGAGTTCGCCCTGAAACTAGGCTACACCGAGAGATTGGTACAAGCAGCTTTGCAGAAACTAGGTCCGGATCCTGGTCAAAACGAGCTATTAGCTGAACTAATCAAGCTCGGAGCAACTTGTTCCCCGAAATTCATTGATGGCCCCGAAGAAGTTGACAATTTGCTAGATACTGAAGCGGACACAGACGAAGGCGAAGAGTCGATTTTAGTTTCGACAACAGTAACAAATGGAATTTTATCAACAGATTTGAGACCTATCGTAATCGATGGCAGCAATGTCGCTATGAGTCACGGCAACAAGGAGATATTTTCCTGTCGTGGCATCAAAATCTGTGTTGACTGGTTCCGTGCCAGAGGTCACAAAGAGATTACCGTCTTTGTTCCAAAATGGCGAAAAGAAGCCTTTAGACCCGATAATCCGGTTGCCGACCAGGAAATCTTGAGCGAACTTGAGAAAGATCGTTTACTGGTATTCACACCCTCTAG ATTGGTAGGTGGAAAACGTATGGTGTGTTATGATGATCGATACATCTTGAAGCTGGCTGCCGAAGTCGATGGCATTGTTGTCAGCAATGATAACTATCGCGATTTAGCACAGGAGAACCCTGAGTTCAGAAGGGTCGTTGAAGGGAAAATCTTAATGTACAGTTTTGTAAATGATCGATTCATGCCACCGGACGATCCGCTGGGTAGGAGTGGACCTACGCTGGAGAATTTTCTCAGGATCGCTCCCAAGAAAGTTGATCCAGCACCTCCATGTCCTTATGCcaag AAATGTACATATGGCAATAAGTGCAAGTTCTGGCATCCTGAAAGAGGACAACATCCACATAAATCCGTGACGGAGCGATTAGTAGAGCATGCTCAGCGTCATCTACAGGCTCGTGGACCTAGTCTGAGTCTACCATTACCATCCATAACTGCGTCTGTCTCTCATCCACAACATCCATCACTCTGTAAGGCCAGATCTGCTATACCACCGATCGTACAATCACCCGTCCCGAAGAGTAAATCTGTGGAGAATGTCACATCTGACTTGTTCTCAGCTAGTCCGGCCATATACAGCCAACAGATGCCTCTTGCACAAAATCttcaaa GCTATCTTCCTGCAGTAAATTGGGCAGCGTCAAGAATGAGCAAACCTGAGCCAGAACCAACGAACATGCATCGCAAATTGCAGCGACAATTGACTCTGAACCCAGTATGCGATCCGCGTCTTTATCAGCTCAGGCGGCAtcaacagcaacagcagcaggcTGATCAACTGCAGCAATCAGTCATCAGTCCTCCGCGCTCCAACATGCAACATCGACCGTTGACGAGACACGCGAGTAATGAATCGGCGTATCCAGTTACTGCCATGAA CTGGGATCATCCCGATTGTTTTCAGCATCATCATCAGCACGTGATGCGTATCGCTTCTGCCCCAGACTCTTATAACGCGTGGCTGCCACAAAATTCCACCTTGATGCGACCATCGCCAATTCAGAGGCTGGGTACTTCGGATCCTCAACTAAATCTGCTGCCATCGTCATCGTCCACGAGTTTACACACACCTTGGGACACGCATGCCCAAGACGCTCGACGTCGCTTGCATTATCATCTCGCCAATATTTTTCCCGAAGAACAAGTGCAAGCTGTCATGGCGCTTCATCCGCACGAGATCGATCCTCAGCAGATTTGTGCTACCATTCTGGCAATGTTtccaaaaaatcaaaattaa
- the LOC126856630 gene encoding endoribonuclease ZC3H12A-like isoform X2 — protein sequence MTVAGKRYVDCTVLNASSMPDAEDSSYDSDYEAEDLTTTRTTTMTTTAIARDSESQVSSAVHADISRTASDTLAVEFAEYVTVDGPSSIQNAGYTARVEFALKLGYTERLVQAALQKLGPDPGQNELLAELIKLGATCSPKFIDGPEEVDNLLDTEADTDEGEESILVSTTVTNGILSTDLRPIVIDGSNVAMSHGNKEIFSCRGIKICVDWFRARGHKEITVFVPKWRKEAFRPDNPVADQEILSELEKDRLLVFTPSRLVGGKRMVCYDDRYILKLAAEVDGIVVSNDNYRDLAQENPEFRRVVEGKILMYSFVNDRFMPPDDPLGRSGPTLENFLRIAPKKVDPAPPCPYAKKCTYGNKCKFWHPERGQHPHKSVTERLVEHAQRHLQARGPSLSLPLPSITASVSHPQHPSLCKARSAIPPIVQSPVPKSKSVENVTSDLFSASPAIYSQQMPLAQNLQINWAASRMSKPEPEPTNMHRKLQRQLTLNPVCDPRLYQLRRHQQQQQQADQLQQSVISPPRSNMQHRPLTRHASNESAYPVTAMNWDHPDCFQHHHQHVMRIASAPDSYNAWLPQNSTLMRPSPIQRLGTSDPQLNLLPSSSSTSLHTPWDTHAQDARRRLHYHLANIFPEEQVQAVMALHPHEIDPQQICATILAMFPKNQN from the exons AGATACGTAGACTGCACAGTATTGAATGCAAGCAGTATGCCAGACGCTGAAGATTCCTCATATGATAGCGATTACGAAGCTGAGGACTTAACGACGACAAGGACGACAACAATGACAACGACGGCAATTGCAAGAGATTCAGAATCGCAAGTATCTTCCGCAGTGCATGCTGATATCTCTCGCACTGCATCCGATACTCTAGCAGTTGAGTTTGCAGAGTACGTCACTGTAGATGGACCTTCATCTATACAAAACGCTG GTTACACCGCTCGCGTAGAGTTCGCCCTGAAACTAGGCTACACCGAGAGATTGGTACAAGCAGCTTTGCAGAAACTAGGTCCGGATCCTGGTCAAAACGAGCTATTAGCTGAACTAATCAAGCTCGGAGCAACTTGTTCCCCGAAATTCATTGATGGCCCCGAAGAAGTTGACAATTTGCTAGATACTGAAGCGGACACAGACGAAGGCGAAGAGTCGATTTTAGTTTCGACAACAGTAACAAATGGAATTTTATCAACAGATTTGAGACCTATCGTAATCGATGGCAGCAATGTCGCTATGAGTCACGGCAACAAGGAGATATTTTCCTGTCGTGGCATCAAAATCTGTGTTGACTGGTTCCGTGCCAGAGGTCACAAAGAGATTACCGTCTTTGTTCCAAAATGGCGAAAAGAAGCCTTTAGACCCGATAATCCGGTTGCCGACCAGGAAATCTTGAGCGAACTTGAGAAAGATCGTTTACTGGTATTCACACCCTCTAG ATTGGTAGGTGGAAAACGTATGGTGTGTTATGATGATCGATACATCTTGAAGCTGGCTGCCGAAGTCGATGGCATTGTTGTCAGCAATGATAACTATCGCGATTTAGCACAGGAGAACCCTGAGTTCAGAAGGGTCGTTGAAGGGAAAATCTTAATGTACAGTTTTGTAAATGATCGATTCATGCCACCGGACGATCCGCTGGGTAGGAGTGGACCTACGCTGGAGAATTTTCTCAGGATCGCTCCCAAGAAAGTTGATCCAGCACCTCCATGTCCTTATGCcaag AAATGTACATATGGCAATAAGTGCAAGTTCTGGCATCCTGAAAGAGGACAACATCCACATAAATCCGTGACGGAGCGATTAGTAGAGCATGCTCAGCGTCATCTACAGGCTCGTGGACCTAGTCTGAGTCTACCATTACCATCCATAACTGCGTCTGTCTCTCATCCACAACATCCATCACTCTGTAAGGCCAGATCTGCTATACCACCGATCGTACAATCACCCGTCCCGAAGAGTAAATCTGTGGAGAATGTCACATCTGACTTGTTCTCAGCTAGTCCGGCCATATACAGCCAACAGATGCCTCTTGCACAAAATCttcaaa TAAATTGGGCAGCGTCAAGAATGAGCAAACCTGAGCCAGAACCAACGAACATGCATCGCAAATTGCAGCGACAATTGACTCTGAACCCAGTATGCGATCCGCGTCTTTATCAGCTCAGGCGGCAtcaacagcaacagcagcaggcTGATCAACTGCAGCAATCAGTCATCAGTCCTCCGCGCTCCAACATGCAACATCGACCGTTGACGAGACACGCGAGTAATGAATCGGCGTATCCAGTTACTGCCATGAA CTGGGATCATCCCGATTGTTTTCAGCATCATCATCAGCACGTGATGCGTATCGCTTCTGCCCCAGACTCTTATAACGCGTGGCTGCCACAAAATTCCACCTTGATGCGACCATCGCCAATTCAGAGGCTGGGTACTTCGGATCCTCAACTAAATCTGCTGCCATCGTCATCGTCCACGAGTTTACACACACCTTGGGACACGCATGCCCAAGACGCTCGACGTCGCTTGCATTATCATCTCGCCAATATTTTTCCCGAAGAACAAGTGCAAGCTGTCATGGCGCTTCATCCGCACGAGATCGATCCTCAGCAGATTTGTGCTACCATTCTGGCAATGTTtccaaaaaatcaaaattaa